One segment of Nostoc flagelliforme CCNUN1 DNA contains the following:
- a CDS encoding GNAT family N-acetyltransferase, producing the protein MSEQLLPGYIIRRGSTLERSLLLKFMQRTYEDLFPNEDFSHLEQTVKQYFSSDTPLWWVEEEGEQGAGSREQRKIPLHASFPISNSHPPIACLWVGNSIDQVNGNRHAHIFILYVVPEHRRRGIGRALMRYVENWAIQRGDRQIGLQVFQSNKPALNLYDQLGYQTQSLWMVKFLSAEK; encoded by the coding sequence GTGTCTGAGCAACTACTACCGGGGTATATTATTCGCCGTGGTTCCACTTTGGAGCGATCGCTGCTGCTTAAATTCATGCAGCGAACTTACGAGGATCTTTTTCCCAATGAGGATTTTTCTCACCTAGAGCAAACAGTTAAGCAATACTTTTCTAGTGATACGCCCTTGTGGTGGGTAGAAGAGGAGGGGGAGCAGGGAGCAGGGAGCAGGGAGCAGAGGAAAATTCCTCTCCATGCCTCATTCCCAATTAGCAATTCCCATCCACCCATAGCCTGCCTCTGGGTAGGCAATTCTATAGATCAAGTAAATGGGAACCGTCATGCTCATATCTTTATCCTCTACGTTGTACCAGAACATCGGCGACGGGGTATTGGTAGAGCGTTAATGCGATATGTGGAAAATTGGGCTATTCAAAGAGGCGATCGCCAGATTGGATTGCAAGTGTTTCAATCAAACAAACCCGCATTAAATCTTTACGATCAGTTAGGTTATCAAACCCAATCCCTGTGGATGGTAAAATTCCTGAGTGCAGAAAAATAA